A window of the Deltaproteobacteria bacterium genome harbors these coding sequences:
- a CDS encoding TMEM165/GDT1 family protein: MDWKLITAAFGSIFLAELGDKTQLAVITLVASSGRPWSVFLGASAALVSVTLLGVAIGAVFAEVLPLVWLRKAGALAFVAIGLAMLFDWL, from the coding sequence ATGGACTGGAAACTCATTACCGCCGCGTTTGGCTCGATCTTCTTGGCCGAACTGGGCGACAAGACTCAGCTGGCCGTAATTACGCTTGTGGCCTCCTCGGGGCGCCCCTGGAGTGTGTTCTTGGGTGCGAGCGCGGCGCTAGTAAGCGTGACCTTGCTGGGTGTCGCAATCGGTGCCGTGTTCGCCGAAGTGTTGCCGCTGGTGTGGCTGCGCAAAGCGGGCGCGCTCGCCTTTGTGGCCATCGGCCTGGCCATGCTGTTCGATTGGCTGTGA